In Sphingobium amiense, a genomic segment contains:
- a CDS encoding sensor histidine kinase: MPDSIFGRLRLLLVAVFSVGAFIATMAAWTFSAAAAADAYDRLLLSAATQLSDAIGVEQGRITALPPDSVFETLSQSTGDRFFFAVRAPDGRVLDGYPDLKVASSAPGNEAAVFNTRNFAGASMRTVTIHRLIASPSGNGWCSVVVAQTLDARHRLVVRLMLKIGATILFVGTLGFIASLYAIGRALVPFDRIGDALAERRPQDTAPLVIESPREIQALVGAINEALRRLHDRMNKLQRFAGIAAHQIRTPLSALGAQTELLLTDRTSAARAKRVERLRKHIATLSRLTNQLLGHAMVSYRSERVPHEKVELVSLIHQVLRDAVPESLDRDISIDFAPIEKELYVEGDAISLREALVNLVSNAVLHGAASLLSVRLTAEEKHAAIAVLDDGPGIPAQLWPSVVQPFHAVREEGEGVGLGLAIVADIARAHGGELMFGRDEKGLFSIGFTVPLLPDEGEAA; the protein is encoded by the coding sequence ATGCCGGATTCCATATTCGGGCGATTGCGTCTGCTGCTGGTGGCGGTTTTCTCCGTCGGCGCCTTCATCGCCACGATGGCGGCCTGGACATTTTCGGCGGCGGCGGCGGCGGACGCCTATGACAGGCTGCTGTTGAGCGCCGCCACCCAGCTGAGCGATGCAATCGGCGTGGAGCAGGGGCGGATAACCGCGCTGCCGCCCGATTCCGTCTTCGAAACGCTGTCCCAATCCACCGGCGACCGCTTCTTTTTCGCCGTGCGCGCACCCGATGGCCGCGTGCTCGATGGCTACCCCGACCTCAAGGTGGCGAGTTCGGCTCCTGGCAACGAGGCGGCGGTGTTCAATACCCGGAATTTCGCCGGCGCATCCATGCGCACGGTCACGATACATCGCCTCATCGCTTCCCCGTCGGGCAACGGGTGGTGCAGTGTCGTCGTGGCGCAGACGCTCGACGCACGGCACCGTCTGGTCGTGCGCCTGATGCTGAAGATCGGTGCGACGATATTGTTCGTCGGCACTCTGGGTTTCATAGCGTCGCTTTATGCGATCGGACGGGCGCTGGTGCCGTTCGACCGCATCGGTGACGCGCTGGCCGAGCGGCGCCCGCAGGATACAGCGCCGCTCGTCATCGAAAGTCCCCGCGAGATACAGGCGCTGGTGGGCGCGATCAACGAGGCGTTGCGGCGGCTGCATGACAGGATGAACAAGTTGCAGCGCTTCGCGGGCATCGCGGCTCATCAGATCCGCACGCCGCTGTCCGCGCTCGGCGCGCAGACCGAACTTCTCCTGACCGACAGGACGTCAGCCGCGCGCGCGAAGAGAGTCGAAAGGCTCAGAAAGCATATCGCTACCCTGAGCCGCCTCACCAATCAACTGCTCGGTCACGCGATGGTCAGTTACCGTAGCGAGAGGGTGCCGCACGAGAAGGTGGAACTCGTATCCCTCATTCATCAGGTTTTGCGGGATGCGGTGCCGGAATCCCTCGACCGCGACATCTCCATTGATTTCGCGCCAATCGAGAAGGAACTCTATGTCGAAGGGGACGCCATCAGCCTGCGTGAGGCTTTGGTGAACCTTGTCAGCAATGCGGTTCTCCATGGGGCGGCATCCCTGCTGAGCGTGCGGCTGACGGCGGAAGAAAAACATGCGGCTATAGCCGTTCTGGATGACGGTCCCGGTATTCCCGCACAATTGTGGCCGAGCGTCGTCCAGCCATTTCATGCGGTGCGGGAGGAGGGCGAGGGGGTCGGTCTCGGGCTTGCAATCGTCGCCGATATCGCGCGTGCGCATGGCGGAGAACTCATGTTCGGCCGCGACGAGAAGGGGCTTTTTTCGATCGGTTTCACCGTTCCGCTCCTGCCGGATGAGGGGGAGGCGGCGTGA
- a CDS encoding ABC transporter substrate-binding protein produces the protein MKGLFALSAVLVTLFVASVVIVARDNAPQTRYFTPPDDVYVTYFSAPKEAGMPLVISATVDAGFMRPFLLAFQRHNPAVSIVYIQSRSGKFLKQALDSCHLNQMAADIYLSASTDQLMRLANENCAQSLPAAIGASAPGQAQWRNEVVAFAVEPAAFVFSKSTANASGRVPTSHIALLDWLRKLPPGSDRIGTYDIVESADGYNFAASDSRQAALYGRVLEGLGRSDIRLYCCSNVMVDAVARGEIRFAYNVQLSYAYAAQRAGSRIEVVVPRDYQALQTLSFMVPVGARTPGTATKLAAFLVSDEARALARDGLVQPGQSRAIAMAHANALLDKAWVTPLLLSLQDHARRNRLISEWRQAIVSPAQ, from the coding sequence GTGAAAGGCCTGTTCGCCCTAAGTGCGGTTCTCGTCACGCTTTTCGTCGCGAGCGTCGTGATTGTCGCACGCGACAACGCGCCCCAGACGCGCTATTTTACGCCGCCTGACGATGTCTATGTGACCTATTTTTCGGCGCCGAAGGAGGCGGGCATGCCGCTCGTCATATCGGCGACAGTCGATGCCGGGTTCATGCGGCCGTTTCTTCTTGCCTTTCAGCGCCACAATCCTGCGGTTTCCATCGTCTACATCCAGTCGCGCAGCGGAAAATTCCTGAAACAGGCTCTGGATAGCTGCCATCTCAATCAGATGGCCGCTGATATCTATCTGTCAGCATCCACCGACCAGTTGATGCGGCTCGCAAATGAGAATTGCGCGCAATCTCTGCCCGCCGCCATCGGCGCCTCCGCGCCCGGACAGGCGCAATGGCGCAACGAGGTGGTGGCGTTTGCCGTGGAGCCGGCCGCCTTCGTCTTTTCCAAATCGACCGCCAACGCATCGGGTAGGGTTCCCACAAGTCACATCGCGCTGCTCGACTGGCTGAGGAAACTGCCGCCCGGTAGCGACCGCATCGGCACATATGACATCGTCGAATCGGCCGACGGCTATAATTTCGCCGCGTCGGATTCGCGTCAGGCGGCCCTGTACGGGCGCGTGCTGGAAGGGCTGGGCCGATCGGACATCCGGCTCTATTGCTGTTCCAACGTCATGGTGGACGCTGTGGCGCGGGGCGAAATTCGCTTCGCATATAATGTGCAGCTTTCTTACGCCTATGCGGCGCAACGCGCGGGCAGCCGCATAGAGGTTGTGGTTCCGCGGGATTATCAGGCGCTTCAGACATTGTCGTTCATGGTTCCGGTCGGCGCGCGCACGCCGGGAACGGCGACCAAGCTGGCGGCATTTCTGGTGTCAGACGAGGCTCGCGCTCTGGCTCGCGACGGCCTCGTGCAACCGGGCCAGTCGCGCGCGATAGCGATGGCGCATGCAAACGCCCTGCTCGACAAGGCGTGGGTGACGCCGCTTTTGCTGAGCCTTCAGGATCACGCCAGACGCAATCGACTTATCTCCGAATGGCGTCAGGCTATTGTCAGTCCCGCGCAATAA
- a CDS encoding ABC transporter substrate-binding protein: protein MKGARWPALLSMALASCGTGGDKTTLTIAMVNDGDMARLKSFSKDFEATHPSIRLKWVILPESTLRQRVTTDVAIRGGQYDVFTIGPYEVPVWAKRNWLTPLNDLGREYNADDLIGPIRSALTYNGALYAAPFNGESAITMYRKDLFQKAGITMPATPSWTFLIQAAAKIHRPEQGVYGLCLRGKAGWGENMALIVSMANSFGARLFDKHWQPQFNTPEWRNAVTTYVDALRKYGPSGAAANGFNDNIALFAQGKCGIWFDATVAAPFLSDPKTSTVSSKVGFAPPPDQGLGRHSGWLWTWAFAIPATSRKTAAAKEFIRWAAGPPYINLVAHRLGWLAVPPGTRKSLYTNPDYRRVAPFADISLNAIKSVDTSSPTVKPVPYVGAQYAAIPEFPGIGTEVGQQFSAAVAGQISPDEALAEAQAAAKRQMAAAGYYK, encoded by the coding sequence ATGAAGGGGGCGAGGTGGCCGGCATTACTATCCATGGCGCTGGCGTCATGCGGAACCGGCGGCGACAAAACCACCCTCACCATCGCAATGGTGAACGATGGCGACATGGCGCGCCTGAAGAGTTTTTCGAAGGATTTCGAGGCCACTCATCCTTCCATTCGCCTGAAATGGGTCATTCTGCCGGAAAGCACCCTGCGCCAGCGCGTCACGACGGATGTGGCCATTCGCGGCGGACAATATGACGTCTTCACCATCGGTCCCTACGAGGTTCCGGTCTGGGCCAAACGGAACTGGCTGACGCCTCTCAACGATCTGGGCCGCGAATATAATGCGGACGACCTGATCGGACCGATACGGTCGGCGCTGACATATAATGGCGCGCTGTATGCAGCCCCTTTCAACGGGGAAAGCGCGATCACCATGTATCGCAAGGATCTGTTTCAGAAGGCGGGCATCACCATGCCGGCCACTCCGTCGTGGACATTCCTGATTCAGGCGGCAGCGAAAATCCACCGGCCAGAGCAGGGCGTTTACGGCCTGTGCCTGCGGGGCAAGGCCGGCTGGGGCGAAAACATGGCGCTGATCGTGTCCATGGCCAATTCCTTCGGCGCCCGCCTTTTCGACAAGCACTGGCAGCCGCAGTTCAACACCCCGGAATGGCGCAACGCCGTCACGACATATGTCGATGCGCTGCGGAAATACGGCCCCTCGGGCGCAGCAGCCAACGGATTTAACGACAATATCGCGCTGTTCGCTCAGGGCAAATGCGGCATATGGTTCGATGCCACTGTGGCCGCGCCCTTCCTGAGCGATCCCAAGACCTCGACCGTTTCGTCCAAGGTGGGCTTCGCCCCGCCGCCGGATCAGGGGCTTGGGCGGCACTCCGGCTGGCTTTGGACATGGGCGTTCGCAATCCCCGCCACGTCCCGCAAGACCGCCGCCGCCAAGGAGTTCATCCGCTGGGCGGCAGGCCCGCCCTATATCAATCTCGTCGCTCATCGGCTGGGGTGGCTTGCCGTGCCGCCGGGCACCCGCAAATCGCTCTACACCAACCCGGATTATCGCCGGGTGGCGCCCTTCGCGGACATATCCCTCAACGCGATCAAGTCCGTCGACACATCGTCGCCCACCGTCAAGCCGGTGCCCTATGTCGGCGCTCAATATGCGGCGATTCCCGAATTTCCGGGCATCGGAACGGAAGTAGGTCAACAATTTTCCGCGGCGGTGGCGGGCCAGATTTCGCCCGACGAAGCGCTGGCGGAAGCTCAGGCGGCAGCGAAACGCCAGATGGCCGCAGCAGGATATTATAAATGA
- a CDS encoding CocE/NonD family hydrolase gives MSAPIAGENAQHLVELRGQKVPMRDGVALSVDIYRPNVDVAVPALLSIIPYAKGDAERIKQARWYAARGYAVILADMRGRYDSDGQWDPFDPKHKSDGYDLVDWISKQGWTNARVGMIGVSYVGWTQWWTASQAHPALKAIAPIMSPPDPMDNLPYQQGLLKGVFLDVSACLSGRVMQIIGSEPYCGFRPRRSQDFLHTPYLEINRQRGMLDAPWFEKVIRSNLSSSAYFKAIGYTGAESWSKITVPSLNVAGWFDEDQPGAAMNYIGMKRYGATPEAKSPKLIIGPWPHATTSVSKVGNVDYGPQAALDLDAYMLRWFDHYLKGVDNGIDREPSVSVFVMGLNKWLSANDWPLPGTQWKKFYLTSGGSANTASGDGVLAKSPPRKGGSDSYIYDPAHPTLSPYKGGNIEDGALDVREAEADKSVLAYTTPPLDRDTAVVGPIKFRFFASTSARDTDWIVHLVDVDPDGHAALLAEGVMRARNRDPEKGGAFNAARLSEIVPDQVYEYMIDFWRVTGSVFRKGHRIRIDVQSSYYPYYLRNLNNGADNIGLVNAADAVIATQTIHHGPRYPSYIVLPIIPKGKLDSE, from the coding sequence ATGTCTGCGCCCATTGCCGGGGAGAACGCTCAGCATCTTGTCGAATTGCGCGGCCAGAAGGTGCCGATGCGCGACGGCGTCGCGCTTTCCGTGGACATTTATCGGCCGAACGTCGATGTGGCGGTCCCCGCACTGCTGTCGATCATTCCCTATGCCAAGGGAGACGCCGAGCGCATCAAGCAGGCGCGGTGGTATGCGGCGCGCGGCTATGCCGTGATCCTTGCGGACATGCGCGGTCGTTATGATTCAGACGGGCAGTGGGACCCGTTCGACCCGAAGCACAAAAGCGACGGCTACGATCTGGTCGACTGGATATCGAAGCAGGGATGGACGAACGCGCGCGTCGGCATGATTGGCGTATCCTATGTAGGATGGACGCAATGGTGGACCGCGTCGCAGGCTCATCCTGCACTCAAGGCGATCGCCCCTATCATGTCGCCGCCAGATCCGATGGACAATCTGCCCTATCAGCAAGGACTGCTCAAAGGCGTCTTTCTCGACGTGTCGGCGTGCCTGTCGGGCCGCGTGATGCAGATCATCGGGTCCGAGCCTTATTGCGGATTCAGGCCAAGGCGGTCGCAGGATTTCCTGCACACGCCCTATCTCGAAATCAACCGTCAACGAGGCATGCTGGATGCCCCATGGTTCGAGAAAGTCATCCGCAGCAACCTTTCATCCAGCGCGTATTTCAAAGCCATCGGCTATACCGGCGCGGAGAGCTGGTCTAAAATCACGGTTCCATCGCTGAATGTCGCGGGCTGGTTCGACGAGGATCAGCCGGGTGCCGCGATGAACTATATCGGCATGAAGCGCTATGGCGCGACGCCGGAGGCGAAATCGCCCAAGCTGATTATCGGTCCTTGGCCGCATGCGACCACATCGGTCAGCAAAGTCGGAAATGTCGATTACGGTCCTCAAGCGGCTCTGGACCTCGACGCCTATATGTTGCGCTGGTTCGACCATTATCTGAAGGGTGTCGACAACGGCATAGATCGTGAGCCGTCCGTCTCCGTGTTCGTCATGGGCCTCAACAAATGGCTCAGCGCAAATGATTGGCCGCTGCCCGGCACGCAATGGAAGAAATTCTACCTGACGAGCGGCGGCAGCGCGAATACGGCGTCCGGCGACGGCGTGCTGGCGAAATCGCCACCCCGTAAGGGCGGGTCCGACAGCTATATTTACGATCCCGCCCATCCCACCTTGTCGCCTTACAAGGGTGGGAATATCGAGGACGGGGCGCTCGATGTGCGGGAGGCCGAGGCGGACAAGAGCGTGCTGGCCTACACGACGCCGCCGCTCGACCGGGATACTGCGGTCGTCGGACCGATCAAGTTCCGGTTCTTCGCTTCTACCTCAGCCAGGGACACCGACTGGATCGTGCATCTGGTCGATGTCGATCCCGATGGCCATGCCGCTCTTCTTGCCGAAGGGGTGATGCGCGCCCGCAACCGTGACCCGGAAAAGGGAGGGGCTTTCAACGCCGCCCGGCTCAGCGAGATCGTTCCGGATCAAGTCTATGAATATATGATCGACTTCTGGCGCGTGACCGGAAGCGTTTTCAGGAAGGGGCATCGCATCCGGATTGACGTCCAGAGCAGCTACTATCCCTATTATCTGCGCAATCTGAATAACGGAGCCGACAATATCGGCCTCGTCAATGCTGCCGATGCAGTAATCGCCACGCAGACCATTCATCACGGGCCGCGCTATCCATCCTACATCGTGCTGCCGATCATTCCCAAGGGAAAGCTTGATTCCGAATGA
- a CDS encoding response regulator transcription factor yields the protein MRILLIEDNCDVGEGIVESVERMGHSIDWARSGDVGDEWLVSNSYQLVLLDIMLPGMDGMKLLRRLRERRSDVPVLILSARAGTDDRIDMLDLGADDYLVKPFDFRELQARVRSLLRRHTGERSNNLRCGRLVYDRVARLAKVDDRILALSRRELSLLEIFLARKTQVFSKAQLLDQLFGYNSEPTENNIEVLIARLRRKLAGTDVEITTQRGVGYRIVES from the coding sequence ATGCGCATCCTGCTCATAGAAGATAACTGCGATGTCGGCGAGGGAATCGTCGAAAGCGTCGAGAGGATGGGCCACAGCATTGATTGGGCGCGGAGCGGCGACGTCGGCGACGAGTGGCTGGTTTCAAACAGTTATCAACTCGTCCTGCTCGACATCATGCTCCCCGGAATGGACGGTATGAAGCTGCTCCGGCGGCTGAGAGAAAGGCGCAGCGACGTGCCGGTGCTGATCCTGTCCGCGCGGGCCGGGACCGACGACCGGATCGACATGCTGGATCTGGGCGCGGACGACTATCTGGTCAAACCCTTCGATTTCCGCGAGCTTCAGGCGCGCGTCAGATCGCTTCTCCGCCGTCATACAGGCGAACGGTCCAATAATCTCCGATGTGGCCGGCTGGTCTATGACCGCGTTGCCCGGCTGGCGAAAGTCGATGACCGGATTCTCGCCCTGTCCCGCCGGGAGCTGTCGCTCCTTGAAATATTTCTCGCGCGGAAGACCCAGGTTTTCAGCAAGGCGCAATTGCTGGATCAGCTATTCGGATATAATTCGGAACCGACCGAGAATAATATCGAGGTATTGATCGCCCGCCTGCGCCGCAAACTGGCGGGGACCGATGTGGAGATCACGACCCAGCGGGGCGTCGGCTATCGCATAGTCGAATCGTGA
- a CDS encoding mannitol dehydrogenase family protein → MHIGLGGFHRAHMARYTHDLMGVDDAALQCGIKGAGLRASDRVLLDALAGQDGLYTLVEREGARENRVVIGSIVEVIDASESTAELLAAIDAPETRIVSLTVTENGYHLDPATKALNFESPAVRADLVDSGHPRTAPAILVEAYRRRRRLGLPAFTTLCCDNIQHNGDVLKSLVLAFANRVDPDLARWIEDHASFPNSMVDRITPVPTQDEIAAFCAETGLNDRAVLHAEIFRQWVVEDDFVAGRPAWEKVGVQFVDDVTPYELMKLRLLNTSHLAIAAIGQLCGYELIGDAVGDPLIRRYMVALMDRETGPTLMPVPGVDLPLYKRTVIDRFSNPAIRDTTQRVNTDAPVNYLLEPIRDLLSLGRPIDLLALGLAAWCRRVAGHDESGAPIKVMHPLAGLLACKAQEGRGDPAPILSVDALFGTLGKHPQLVTAVGEWLEQIYERGMHATIEDAAGRGVF, encoded by the coding sequence GTGCACATCGGTCTGGGTGGCTTTCACCGTGCCCATATGGCCCGCTACACGCACGATCTGATGGGCGTCGATGATGCGGCGCTGCAATGTGGTATCAAGGGCGCGGGCCTGCGTGCTTCCGACAGGGTTCTGCTGGATGCGCTGGCAGGACAGGATGGGCTATACACTCTCGTCGAGCGCGAGGGCGCGCGAGAAAATCGCGTCGTGATCGGTTCGATCGTCGAGGTGATTGACGCTTCGGAATCGACTGCAGAATTGCTTGCGGCGATTGACGCGCCAGAAACCCGGATCGTCAGCCTGACGGTGACGGAGAATGGCTATCATCTCGATCCCGCTACCAAAGCCCTGAATTTCGAAAGCCCCGCCGTCCGCGCCGACCTTGTTGATTCCGGGCACCCGCGGACTGCGCCTGCGATATTGGTTGAGGCGTATCGGCGGCGGCGGCGGCTGGGGCTGCCCGCGTTCACGACGCTTTGCTGCGACAACATCCAGCATAATGGCGACGTTCTGAAATCTCTGGTGCTCGCATTCGCCAATCGCGTGGACCCCGATCTGGCCCGATGGATCGAGGATCATGCCAGCTTTCCCAATTCCATGGTGGATCGGATCACGCCGGTTCCGACCCAGGATGAAATCGCCGCCTTCTGCGCCGAGACGGGGCTGAACGATCGGGCGGTGCTTCATGCCGAGATATTCCGCCAATGGGTTGTCGAGGATGACTTTGTTGCGGGGCGTCCGGCTTGGGAGAAGGTCGGCGTCCAGTTCGTCGATGACGTCACGCCCTATGAGCTGATGAAGCTGAGGCTGTTGAACACCAGCCACCTCGCCATCGCGGCCATCGGTCAATTATGTGGGTATGAACTGATCGGCGATGCTGTCGGCGATCCGCTGATCCGCCGCTACATGGTGGCGCTCATGGACCGTGAGACCGGACCGACCCTGATGCCGGTGCCGGGCGTGGACCTTCCGCTCTACAAGCGCACGGTCATCGACCGGTTTTCCAATCCGGCCATCAGGGACACGACGCAGCGCGTTAATACCGATGCGCCGGTCAATTATCTGCTGGAGCCGATCCGGGATCTCCTCAGCCTCGGTCGGCCGATCGACCTGCTGGCGCTCGGTCTGGCTGCTTGGTGCCGGCGCGTGGCCGGGCATGACGAGAGCGGCGCGCCCATCAAGGTCATGCATCCTCTGGCCGGTCTGCTGGCGTGCAAGGCGCAGGAAGGGAGGGGCGACCCAGCTCCCATCCTGTCGGTCGATGCTCTCTTCGGTACTTTGGGAAAACACCCGCAGCTGGTGACGGCGGTCGGCGAGTGGCTGGAGCAGATTTACGAACGGGGCATGCATGCGACCATTGAGGACGCCGCCGGACGGGGAGTGTTTTGA
- a CDS encoding TonB-dependent receptor — translation MLDRSGFAFKSLALACVSVAALCASPALAADASTPAVEGTAEIVVTAQKREEKLRDIPLSISAVSGEYLEKRGIKDIVELANAVPSLSVYPVSPGQNLLSIRGISTFRGDSALVGTYLDEAPLSGGIRIGDGAGLAVQALDLARVEVLKGPQGTLFGEGSIGGVVRYITANPELSAFSGNIKGTYFATRHGAESGEVSGMLNIPIVSDVLGVRAAATYQKHGGWIDNISTGVDNYNSDELGEARIKILYKPSDKFTLTGLVNIHRLNYDGQNLLSVQPYDKSLFQQSVFPDYPTDGYNDFELYNLTASYDFGFASLMSSTSYFNLRVFNSFGWISQIIPGKGDPTVAGGGWEVLIPPNPGKQTSFSQEFRLTSNGNGPFKWVIGVNYKDTRTKYHSNNPIATYFKISDDPSVPLVTENYGGYHASIPSKAKAVFGDASYEFFDKLEIGGGLRYFTEDRSRLDVDRFGAVTGDVKGTFKKTTYRAFAKYKLTKEINLYANTATGFRSGGFNIPASIAFGAPPTYAPESARFYEAGLKSSFLNGRVTFDLAYYTGKYIGNVQSVFRFDNAGHGYGYYANAGDANIKGVEWALNVVPVRDLRLGFSGNVPRTKFTKTSPSSPLLPGDPIDFVPKYELMANAEYDFKWAPDVDGFFSINGTWKGRQQNTNRDSGVGYVINIGPKHTWIDASLGAEFNGYRISIFGKNLADELGILAPQFSGIRPQARPRQIGFSVEKSF, via the coding sequence TTGCTGGATCGTTCCGGATTTGCATTCAAAAGCCTCGCGCTGGCCTGCGTCAGCGTTGCGGCTCTTTGCGCTTCGCCCGCATTGGCGGCGGACGCTTCCACGCCTGCGGTCGAAGGGACGGCGGAGATCGTCGTTACCGCCCAGAAGCGCGAGGAAAAGCTCAGGGACATTCCGCTGAGCATCTCCGCCGTGTCGGGCGAATATCTCGAGAAGCGCGGGATCAAGGATATTGTGGAACTAGCGAACGCCGTTCCGTCTCTCAGCGTCTATCCGGTAAGTCCGGGTCAGAACCTGCTGTCCATCCGCGGGATCAGCACCTTCCGTGGCGACAGTGCGCTGGTCGGCACCTATCTTGACGAAGCTCCCCTTTCGGGCGGCATTCGTATCGGCGATGGCGCCGGTCTTGCCGTTCAGGCACTCGATCTGGCCCGCGTCGAAGTCCTCAAGGGTCCGCAGGGCACTCTGTTCGGCGAAGGGTCGATCGGCGGCGTGGTTCGTTATATCACGGCAAACCCGGAATTGAGCGCCTTCAGCGGTAACATCAAGGGCACCTATTTCGCCACCCGCCACGGCGCGGAAAGCGGCGAAGTCTCCGGTATGCTGAATATCCCGATCGTGAGCGATGTCCTGGGTGTCCGGGCGGCGGCGACCTATCAGAAGCACGGCGGCTGGATCGACAACATCAGCACGGGCGTCGACAACTACAACAGCGATGAACTGGGTGAGGCACGGATCAAGATCTTGTATAAGCCATCGGATAAGTTCACGCTTACCGGCCTGGTCAACATCCACAGGCTGAACTATGACGGGCAAAATCTTCTGTCCGTTCAGCCATATGACAAGAGCCTGTTTCAGCAGTCGGTATTCCCCGATTATCCGACCGACGGGTATAACGATTTCGAACTGTATAACCTGACGGCGAGTTACGACTTCGGCTTTGCGAGCCTGATGAGCTCAACGTCATATTTCAACCTGCGCGTGTTCAACTCGTTCGGCTGGATTTCCCAGATCATTCCCGGCAAGGGCGATCCGACCGTCGCCGGCGGTGGCTGGGAAGTTCTGATCCCGCCAAACCCCGGCAAGCAGACCAGCTTCTCGCAGGAGTTCCGGTTGACGTCGAACGGCAACGGACCGTTCAAATGGGTGATCGGCGTCAACTACAAAGACACGAGGACCAAATATCATTCGAACAATCCGATCGCGACCTATTTCAAGATTTCGGACGACCCTTCGGTCCCCCTCGTAACCGAAAATTATGGCGGTTATCACGCCAGCATTCCGTCGAAGGCCAAGGCTGTATTCGGCGATGCATCCTACGAGTTCTTCGACAAGCTGGAGATCGGCGGCGGCCTGCGTTACTTCACCGAGGACCGCAGCCGGCTGGATGTCGATCGCTTCGGAGCAGTAACGGGCGACGTAAAGGGCACGTTCAAAAAGACGACCTACCGGGCGTTTGCGAAATATAAGCTGACCAAGGAAATCAACCTTTACGCCAACACGGCAACGGGCTTCCGCAGTGGCGGTTTCAACATCCCGGCCTCGATTGCCTTCGGCGCGCCGCCCACCTATGCCCCGGAAAGCGCACGCTTCTATGAAGCGGGTCTCAAATCCTCGTTCCTGAATGGCAGGGTTACGTTCGACCTCGCCTATTATACCGGCAAATATATCGGCAATGTGCAATCGGTCTTCCGGTTTGACAACGCCGGCCATGGTTATGGCTATTATGCGAACGCCGGGGACGCGAACATCAAGGGTGTCGAATGGGCGCTCAATGTCGTTCCTGTCCGCGATCTGCGGTTGGGCTTCAGCGGAAACGTCCCCCGGACCAAGTTCACGAAGACGTCTCCCAGTTCTCCGTTGTTGCCCGGCGATCCGATCGACTTCGTGCCCAAATATGAGCTGATGGCGAACGCCGAATATGACTTCAAATGGGCGCCCGACGTCGATGGCTTCTTCAGCATCAACGGAACCTGGAAGGGCCGTCAGCAGAACACCAACCGCGACAGCGGCGTAGGCTATGTCATCAACATCGGTCCGAAGCACACCTGGATCGACGCCAGCCTAGGGGCGGAGTTCAACGGATATCGCATTTCGATATTCGGCAAAAACCTCGCCGACGAACTCGGGATTCTGGCGCCTCAGTTCTCGGGCATCCGTCCTCAGGCCCGCCCGCGGCAGATCGGCTTTTCCGTAGAGAAGAGCTTCTAG